TGAATGGAAGAAGTGATGTTATTGTCAGGAATTACGCCGTCAAACGACTTTTCGATAAACTTCAATGTCCGGTTGACGAAGTTTCCGTATGCTCCCAACAGTTCGCTGTTATGGCTGTAGATGAATTCTTTCCAGGAAAAATCCGCATCCCTGTTCTCTGGAGCGTTAATTGTCAGGAAGTACCGGATGGAGTCGGGATCATATCTTTCTAAAATATCCGGAACCCAGACTGCCCAGTTCTTGCTTGTCGATAACTTCTTCTTTTCCAGCGTCAAATACTCATTTGAAACGATATGCGTCGGCAATGGTTCTTTCTCAAGACCTGCAAGGATTGCGGGCCAAATAATCGAATGGAAAGGGATGTTGTCTTTCCCGTGAACGTAATAGGAGCGAGTGGAGGCATTCCAAAATGCGAAATCATCCTGTCCCGTCTGTTCAGCCCTAAGCCTGCTTGCTGTGTAATACCCTGAGACTGCTTCAATCCATACATAGATTTTCTTTTCCTCATATCCTTCAACGGGGACACTGACCCCAATCGGGAGATCCCTTGAAACAGCTCGGTCCTGCAGCCCTTCCTTGAGGTAGCGCTTCGTAAGCGAAATGGCGTTGTCCCGCCATCGATTGTTGTCGTCTGCTTCCTGCGTGTAGGTTTCCAGGACATTTTGAAAAGAGCTTAGGGAGAAGTAAAAATGCTCCGTGGACCGTGTTGTAGGTTCGTGGCCGCAAATCTTGCATTTTCTCTCTAACAGTTCCAGCGGTTCGAGGATGGTTGAGCAGTTGTCGCATTGATCCCCTCGGGAAGGTTTCTTGCAAACGGGGCAGATTCCTTCCACATAGCGGTCAGGCAAAAACTGCTCGCAATGGTCGCAGTAGGTTTGCTCGCTTTCTTTTTTATAGATCAATCCTTTCTCCAGTAATTCTAAGAAAATCTCTTGCACATGGCGGTGGTGGTGCTCCGTATCCGTCCTCGTATAGACATCATAGGAAAACCCCAGACTTGAGAAGCAATCTTCAAATTCACTATGGTAGCGGTCCGCAATCACATTTGGTGCGACGCCTTCCTGTCTTGCTCGGACAGTAATCGGTGTCCCATTGCAGTCACTCCCTGATACATAAAGAACATCTTCTCCCTTTTGCCGATAGTATCTAGCCAGGATATCCCCGGACAATAAACTTGAAATGTGGCCTAAATGCAGTGAGCCGTTGGCATACGCCCATGCTCCCCCAATAAAAATACTCATCAATAAAACCCCCAGAATTTATTTTTGAAAATACAAAAAAACCCGCCTTAACTGTAATAGCTAAGGGCGGGGTTTGAATATCCACGCGGTACCACCTTAATTCGCAAATGGTTCACACCATCTGCCTCGACAAGTACGGAGTTTTTGATGCAACTCTTATACTGTGGCATTAATAACGAGTGCCAAATCCCGTCGTATCCTACTTATACAAAAGTACGTTCAGTACGAAGCTCAGAGACCATTGTTCAAATGACTGTTTTTGCTTCTTTTCAGCTGCCGAAGCTCTCTGGTGAAAAACAAGATCATTTTACTTTTTCTCTTCAATGCTTTTATTTGGTAATTATCAATATATTAATGAATTGGGTTTTGGATGTCAATATACTTTTACGAAGACATTAAAAAGGACCGTCCCAACAAGTGGGGCGGTCCTTACAGCAATTAATTATTTTTTGGTGTCCATTTCGTTGCGTGTAATAATTTGATCGATCAAACCATATTCTTTCGCTCTTTCAGCAGTCATGAAGTTATCGCGGTCTGTATCTTTTGAGATGACATCAAGCGGCTGGCCAGTGCGGTCTGAAAGGATTTGGTTCAATTTTTCGCGAAGGAAAAGGATGCGCTTCGCAGCGATTTCGATTTCAGTCGCTTGCCCTTGTGCACCGCCAAGTGGCTGATGGATCATGACTTCAGCATTTGGCAATGCATAGCGCTTGCCTTTTTCACCAGCGGCTAAAAGGAATGCTCCCATAGAAGCGGCCATACCGATACAGATCGTGGATACTTTTGGTTTGATGAATTGCATTGTATCGTAGATCGCCATACCAGCAGTGATGCTTCCGCCAGGGCTGTTGATGTAGATGGAAATGTCTTTCTCAGGGTTTTCAGCTTCCAAGAATAGCAGCTGTGCTACAATGGAGTTAGCTACGTTATCATCGATCGCGCTTCCAAGCATGATGATGCGGTCTTTCAAAAGACGGGAATAAATGTCATACGCGCGTTCACCGCGGTTTGTCTGCTCAATAACCGTAGGAATTAAATTCATGTAAGTTCCTCCTTTAGTATACAATCCACTGAAGGAAAATATTTTTCCTCAGCTGTAAAACTTATGTACTGTAATCATACACTGATGGTCAATTAAGGTCAAACGAAACACTCCTGTTTTTTTCGACAATTTGGAAGTGGTTTCATCCCTTATTTCCATACGTGATGCTTTTCTCCTATGCGTGGATCAAAATTGAAAACTCCTTATCCATCATACCCTGGCCATGATTTTTTTAAACAGGAAAACAGGTTGCAATGGGGCATTTTCTGAATTATAATATTAAAGCATGACGTTTTAGACATGCCCTCGTGGTGCAACGGATAGCACGTAAGATTCCGGTTCTTGAGATGTGGGTTCGATTCCTGCCGAGGGCGTACCAAAGACCTTATGTTTGTTGAGTTAATCAGCAGACATGGGGTCTTTTTTTGTTTCAATTGAAAATTGAGTATCAACCAAAAGGTATCAAGGAAAAACTGATTATGCACCTGCTCTTCCTGATAAAGTAGTATACTATGAATATTGGCATGGGTAATATTTACAAATCGCTGAAATAAAATTAACTAGCGATAAATATAGGAGGGGGAATATGAAGTTAGCAGGTTTCATTATTATATCAATTGGTTTAGCTGGCTTATCGATCTTAATTGCTATGTGCAGCTTGATTTCATATGTGGATAAACTAGAAGGTGAATATTATACACATTGGTATAAATATCTTAACTTTAGTATGGTTTTTCCTTTAATCATAATTTTTATAATGGGTGTTGTTTATCTTTTTAAACAAAATAAGATTTCTTAATAGTATTAAGAAAGCACTTTACAAATATTGTACTATTTTTATCTCAACTTCTTTAGAAATAGGTGATCGATCGTGAACCATCTACCAGCAACTCATAAATGTAATATTGATAGAATAGCGGGGAAATATGACGATTTTAATTTGTGTGTTGATTATGATGGGAATTTGATCCTGCTAACAAAGACTAATGAGTCCGGAATATACAATTACTCCATTTTTCATGTAACAGAAGGGGGAGTAGAGGAAATAATCTTTCCTCCTGCAAAAAAGTCTTTCAGCTATGCGCAGCCTTTAGGGGATTATTGGTTGCTTGTAAGTCCCCGAGTAAATAGTGATAGAATGCATAATGGATTTATTTACGATAAGAATTCAAATTTAATCAATTCCTTTAATATGGGTGATGGGATTAGCGATGTCCAAACTAGCAAGAATGGCGATATTTGGACCAGCTATTTTGATGAAGGAGTCTTTGGTAAATCTATCGGAAAAAGTGGATTGCTTTGCTTTGACAGCGAAGGAACCCCATTATTTGATTTTGCGAAATTTACCCAAAACCCTACTAATAATACAATTCCTTTCATCGATGATTGTTATGCTATGAATGTCTGCTCAAATAATACTATTTATTTATATTATTATTTGGATTTTCCTCTTCTGGCGCTACATAACAAGACCGATTTTGAATTGTTCAACCAGAAACAAATGAATGAGCCTCCAATCGTAGGAAGTCACGCTTTCTCAATATGGAAAGAACATATCCTATTTGCACATGGCTATATGGATAAAGGACAAATTCACCATTATTCATTACAAACTGGGGCAGTTCACAGCTATCTTCCTGTGAATGAAATCAATGAGGTTATTCACTATGAATTTGCAGTAGGACGGAAGCACAGGCTGTTTTTAGTGTCTAAAAAGGATGTTTATCTGGTTGATATTCGAGATGTAGTAAAGGAAGGACTTTAGCTCCTAAGGTATTTAGTTTAGTCAGTTTCACTATTGTTATATAGATTTGTAAAGCAACCCCATACCCTCCATCATCTTGTTATCTGCATCATGGTTCTCAAACCGATTAGGCAAGTTAACAGCCCCCAGAGCAAATATATAAGGATCCTCATTGAAGTCGCCTAGTATTCCAATATCAATTGAAGCAGTTCCTAAGCCGCCTGTCATATGGTTTAGGTGGTGTGTTGGGATATCAGCAATGTCTCCCTTTTGCCTCACCAGCCCATTTATGATCGGAGTCCATATGAGAGGCTGTTTCTTGTATCCTTCATAGATGTCTATCATTACGGCGAGCATTTGATCGAGCTGGCCCTTATTTAGAACATCTCTTGGATTTTCAGTCACATGTATGGAAGGATAATAGGTTTGAATGGTTTCATTTACTTTTTCCCATCCGCCGCAAAAATTCACTACACATTTAGCCACATAGCTATCGTGGCAAGCGATCATCACTTCCACTGCCTCCCGTAAAGGAAGAGAGGTTCTTTTTTGAAAATGAGGATAAAGCTCCTTGCTGTCTTCATTTGGGTTAAATGATACTTCTTCCACTATGTCATCCCACTTGACCAATCCTTCTTCGACCCATTTTGCCACACAAAAGCCTATTGCTGTTTTTGCTGCTGATGCCAGCGGGACTAAGAGGCTGCTATTAAAAGAAGCTGCATAGTTCTGTTCTTTAGTAGAAAATACTACTATACCGATTTCTCCAATTTCTATTTCTCTTAATTTATCAATTACTTTATTCAATGCTATTCACCTACATATCTTCATTATCTACGCAATTTTGGTATTCTTTTAAATTTTACCACATTGATCTTTCCACATATTTTCCATTCATACATCCCAAGAACTATTGTAAAATGGAAGATGGGGTGAAGTAGATGAATTTGAAAGCAGGTTTGTGGCAGCAGCAGTCGCTGAAGCTGAATATGACGCAGGAATTGTCTCAGGCGATTGCGCTTCTGCAGTATTCCACACAGGAGCTTTTTTCGTTCCTTGAACAAAAGGTGATGGAGAATCCGTTGATCGGACTGGAATCCCCGAACGTTCAGCTGATGGACCCCCGCTCCGACCGCATCAGAACGAATCGAATCGCACAACCAAATAAAACGAAGCAGGAATGGCTCGAACGCGTGGCACAGAAGCCGGATACCCTGCAAGAACATCTTTTTTCACAGTTAATTATGAAAACGCTGACATTTGAAGAAAAACAGATTTTTGATCTTCTATTATATAATTTGGATGCCAATGGGTATCTGACTGCTTCTACAGATGAAATAGCCCGTGAAGCAGCTGCACCAGTGGAGGAAGTAGAAAAGCTTCTCACACAAATACAGAGCCTTGATCCTGCAGGTGTAGGGGCGAGGAATCTTCAGGAATGCCTGCTGCTGCAGGTGATGAGAAGAGAAGATGCCCCTCAATGGACAGAGAAAATCTTGCTGCATCACTTTCAGGAATTCGCTGATCGGAAGTGGAAGGACATCGCCTCGAAGCTTTCTTGCAGTTTAAAAGAAATCCAGGCAGTCTCCGATTTCATTCAAACATTGACGCCGAGGCCGGCAGCAGAATATGGGACTCAATCGTCCATCTATATCATTCCGGAATTGATCGTAGAAGTGAAGGAAGGGCAGATCCAATTGAGGCATCACGATTCATCGATTCCTCAGTTAATTTTCCAGAAAGAGTACTATGATGAAATGGAAAAGTATAAGGACAAAGGTGTAAAATCTTTTTTGAAGGATAAATTTCAGGAATACCAGTTTCTGATGAGGAGCCTATATCAAAGGCAGGAAACGATTTTGAAGGTAGGCACAGCCCTGATCGAACTTCAAACCGAATTTTTCTTGAAAGGTCCGAGGCATTTAAAGCCGCTCACCATGAAGCAGGTGGCGGAAGAGATTGAAGTCCATGAGTCCACTGTCAGCAGGGCAGTACGGGAGAAATATATCCAGACGCCTTATGGGACGTTTGAATTGAAATCGTTCTTTTCCAGTGGAATCGCCACAAATGAGGATGGGGATGCATCGTCGAGCACCGTCAAAAACCTCATTCAGGAATGGATTGATGGAGAGGAAAAAAAATCGCCCATTTCCGACCAGGCGATTGCCGACCGCTTAAAAGAAGAAGGGCTGAAGGTGTCTCGGAGGACTGTGGCGAAATATAGAGATCAGCTTCAAATCCCGGCTTCTTCCAAGCGGAAACGATTTGATGAGTAGAAGGAATGAAAAGCCGTGAAGAAATTAATTTTTTATACAAGAAATCAATGTTCCTTATGCAGGGATGCGAAAGAAATGCTCCTCTTGGTGGCAGATCTTCATGAGGATGTGGAGATTGTAGAGGTCGACATTGATGAAAGTGATGAACTGACAGAGCGGTTCGGATTGATGATTCCTGTTGTGGAATTGGATGGGGAAGTCGTTCAATATGGGCAAATTGACCCTTTTGAGATAAGCAACCGCTTACATGAAAAATCTTGAGGTTTCCTAGTTGAATTGCGTTTTCGTCCCTGTTAGAATGTAAATTGTAGCAGGGATATATTTTTTTGAATCAAGTGGGACATAATATGTCTGACCGGGACATATACAGTCCAACCACTGATCAAGAAATATCGAAAATGAAGGAGTTAGTGAATGCATTCGTTAATCGATATACAAAAAAGATTATTGCCTGACCTGCTATCCATTATGCAAAAACGCTATCACATCTTGAGAACGATCCATTTTATGGAGCCGGTAGGCAGACGGAGCCTTGCTCAGACGCTCGGTTTGACAGAAAGAGTGCTGAGGGCAGAAGTCGAATTTTTGAAAGATCAAAATTTGATTGATGTAAAGGCGTCCGGAATGACCGCGACTTTCGATGGAAAAATGATTCTGGAAGAAATGGAAGGCATGATGAGGGAGATATCGGGTATAGACGAAATGGAGGCAATGTTGAAGAAGCGAATGAATCTTCAAGATGTCGTCATCGTTCCCGGAGACAGCGACAGCACCCCATGGGTAAAAGAAGAATTAGGAAGAGCTTGTTCTGAGAGTATGAAAGAGCGCCTGATTGGAAAAAATATCATCGCTGTAACAGGCGGGACCACCATGGCAGCCGTTGCTGAAACGCTCACACCCGATTTTGCCAGTTCAGAATTGTTGTTTGTTCCGGCCAGGGGCGGGATTGGCGAAGATGTAAATAATCAAGCCAATACCATTTGCGCCAAAATGGCTGAAAACACAAGAGCCAGACACAGGGTATTATATGTACCGGATCAAGTAAGCAAGGAAGTATACAAATCCTTTTTGACAGAGCCGGCCATTAAAGATGTCCTAAATTTAATTTCATCAGCCAACATGGTTTTACATGGAATTGGCGATGCTATTACTATGGCTGAAAGAAGGAAGACGCCGCCAGAAACAATGGATGAGATCATTGAATCCAATGCAGTCGGCGAAGCGTTCGGGTATTACTTCAATCAAGAGGGAGAAGTGGTCCACAAAGTGATGACCATCGGACTCCAGCTGAAAGATCTTGAAAAAATCGAGCATGTCATTGCAGTGGCAGGAGGCAAATCAAAAGCTAAGGCCATTCAGGCATACTTAAAAGGAGCACCGCATGCATCTGTCCTCATTACAGATGAAGGCGCTGCGAAAGAGCTTTTAAAAGGGTGAATCCCTTTTGAAATAGATTAAATAGATTTCACACATACTTAACATATTTTAAGGAGGAAATTTTCATGGCAACTAAAATTGGTATCAATGGATTTGGACGTATCGGACGCAACGTATTCCGCGCTAGCTTAAACAACCCGGATGTAGAGGTAGTGGCAGTCAACGACTTGACTGATGCAAATATGCTTGCTCACTTGCTTCAATATGATACAGTTCATGGAAAGCTTTCTGAAAAAGTAACAGCTGAAGGCGACTACCTAATCGTAGGCGACAAAAAAATCAAAGTTCTTGCTGAACGCGATCCAGCACAACTTGGCTGGGGAGATCTTGGAGTAGAAGTAGTAGTAGAATCTACTGGACGCTTCACAAACCGTGCAGATGCAGCGAAGCACCTTGATGCAGGCGCTAAAAAAGTTATCATCTCTGCACCAGCTTCAAACGAAGATATCACTGTTGTTATGGGTGTTAATGAAGACAAATACGATGCAGGAAGCCACCATGTAATCTCTAACGCTTCTTGTACGACTAACTGCCTTGCACCATTTGCAAAAGTATTGAACGAAAAATTCGGCATCAAACGCGGTATGATGACAACTGTTCACTCATACACTAACGATCAGCAAATCCTTGACTTGCCGCACAAAGACTACCGTCGTTCCCGTGCAGCAGCAGAAAACATCATCCCGACTACTACTGGTGCAGCGAAAGCAGTATCTCTAGTATTGCCTGAACTTAAAGGCAAATTGAACGGTATGGCTATGCGTGTACCAACTCCAAACGTTTCTGTAGTAGACTTGGTTGCTGAGTTGGATAAAAACGTAACTGCTGACGAAATCAATGCAGCTTTCAAAGAAGCAGCTGAAGGCGATCTTAAAGGAATCCTTGCATACAGCGATGAGCCGCTTGTATCCATCGACTATAACGGAAACACTGCATCTTCTACTATCGATGCTTTGTCCACTATGGTTCTTGAAGACAACATGGTAAAAGTTCTTTCTTGGTATGACAACGAAACTGGATACTCTAACCGTGTAGTAGACCTAGTTTCTTACATTGCAAAACAAGGACTTTAATCAATAAAGTATCAGCTTAACCCGAAAGTGTTATGCTAATTGATGAAATGTGACATCATTTATCCGCTTATAAATGGATAAATGTTTGCCCACCATCTATAATAAAAGGGATGAAAGGGGAGCGGGGAGGATTCCCCACTCTCCTTTTTCCCATTTTAACTACCTACTCAAGGAGGTCCTTAAGCAATGAATAAAAAATCAGTGAAAGATATTGATGTAAAAGGAAAACGCGTATTTTGCCGCGTCGATTTCAACGTTCCGATGAAAGATGGAAATGTGACCGATGATACAAGGGTCCGCGCTGCTCTTCCAACGATTCAATACCTTGCAGATCAAGGTGCAAAGGTTATTCTTGCGAGCCATTTAGGACGTCCGAAGGGACAAGTAAATGAAGAGCTCCGTTTGACTCCTGTAGCGAAGCGCCTTAGCGAGCTTATGGGCAAAGACGTGAAAAAAGCGGATGAAGCTTATGGAGATGCTGTTCAATCTCAAATCGCCGAGATGAATGAAGGCGACGTTCTGTTGTTGGAAAACGTACGTTTCTACCCTGGCGAAGAAAAGAATGATCCTGAATTGGCAAAAGAATTTGCTGCATTGGCAGATGTCTATGTCAACGATGCATTCGGTGCAGCTCACCGTGCACATGCTTCTACAGAAGGGATTGCCCAGCACCTTCCTTCAGCAGCCGGCCTATTGATGGAAAAAGAACTTCAAGTGCTTGGAAAAGCTCTTTCGAACCCTGATCGTCCTTTCACAGCCATCATTGGCGGAGCAAAAGTAAAAGATAAAATCGGCGTCATCGATAACCTATTGGAAAAAGTAGATAACTTGATCATCGGCGGCGGCTTGGCTTATACATTCGTAAAAGCACAAGGCCACGAAGTCGGGAAATCTCTATTAGAAGAAGATAAAATAGATCTTGCTAAATCCTTCATGGAAAAGGCAAAAGAAAAAGGCGTTAAATTCTACATGCCTGTTGATGTTGTCGTAGCAGACGACTTCTCAGAGGATGCAAACAAAAAGACAGTTGCCATCAATGAAATCCCTTCTGACTGGGAAGCATTGGATATCGGACCGAAAACAAGAGAAGTTTATACAGATGTCATCAAAAACTCCAAGCTTGTCATTTGGAACGGACCGATGGGCGTATTCGAATTGGATGCATTCGCAAACGGAACGAAAGCAGTCGCTCAAGCATTGGCAGATGCAAAAGATACATATTCTGTCATCGGCGGCGGAGATTCCGCAGCTGCAGTTGAAAAATTCAACCTAGCTGACCAAATGAGCCACATTTCTACCGGCGGCGGTGCATCATTGGAATTTATGGAAGGCAAAACGCTTCCTGGCGTTGCAGCTTTAGACGATAAATAAGACCATAATAGAAAGGATGATTTCGCAATGCGCAAACCAATCATCGCAGGAAACTGGAAAATGCATAAAACATTATCCGAAGCAAAAGCTTTTGCTGAAGAAGTAAAAGGACTTGTTCCATCTGCTGACAGCATTGACACAGTCATTTGTGCTCCAGCTTTGTTCTTGGAAAAACTTGTTGAAGTGACAAAAGACTATCCTGTAGAAATCGGTGCACAAACGATGCACTTTGAAGAAAACGGGGCATTCACAGGCGAGATCAGCCCGAAAGCACTGCAGGATCTTGGCGTGAAATATGTCATCATCGGTCACTCTGAACGCCGTGAAATGTTCAATGAAACGGATGAAACAGTAAATAAAAAGACTTTGGCTGCGTTCCAATATGATTTGACTCCAATCGTATGCGTGGGTGAAACATTGGAACAGCGTGAAGAAAATAAAACAAAAGAATTGGTCGGAGCTCAAGTGAAAGCTGCATTGAACGGTCTTTCCGAAGAGCAAGTGAAGCAAACAGTCATTGCCTACGAACCAATTTGGGCAATCGGTACAGGCAAATCTTCTACATCTGAAGATGCCAACGAAGTCTGCTCACATATCCGCCAAGTCGTTGCAGAAAGCTTCTCAAGCGATGCTGCAGAAGCTGTACGCATCCAATACGGCGGAAGCGTGAAGCCTGGCAACATCAAAGAATACATGGCGCAAACTGATATCGATGGTGCTTTAGTGGGTGGAGCGAGCCTTGAGCCTCAATCCTTCCTTCAATTATTGGAGGCTGGTAAGAATGAGTAAATCTCCAGTTGCTTTAATCATTCTTGACGGATTTGCTTTCCGTGAAGAATCCAAAGGAAACGCAGTGGCACACGCCAACAAGCCGAACTTTGACCGCTATTGGAGCCAATATCCCCACAACATGCTTACAGCTTCAGGTGAAGCGGTAGGACTTCCTGAAGGGCAAATGGGGAACTCCGAAGTCGGACATTTGAATATCGGTGCAGGACGCATCGTCTATCAAAGTTTGACACGGGTAAACCTTGCAATCCGTGAAGGCGAGTTTGAAGAAAACCAAACATTCCTTGATGCCATCAAGCATGTGAAGGAAAAAGGAACAAGCCTTCATTTGATGGGCCTCCTATCTGATGGCGGTGTGCACAGCCACATCGACCACATGTTTGCCTTATTAAGGCTTGCAGCGAAAGAAGGCGTCGATAAAGTCTATGTACACGGCTTCCTTGACGGCCGCGATGTTGGTCCGAAGACAGCGAAGAAATACATCGAACAGACTCAGGCGAAATTCGAAGAGTATGGTGTCGGCGAGTTCGCTACATTGTCTGGCCGCTACTATTCCATGGACCGCGACAAGCGCTGGGAGCGTGTAGAGAAATCCTACCGTTCCATGGTCTACGGTGAAGGTCCAGCCTATAAAGATCCGATTGAGTTGGTAGATGACTCCTACGCAAACGAAATCCATGACGAATTCGTTCTTCCTTCTGTTTTGACAAAGGAAAACGGTGAGCCAGTCGCAACCATCCAGGATGACGATGCTGTGATTTTCTACAACTTCCGTCCTGACCGTGCGATCCAAATCTCCAATACATTTACAAACAAAGACTTCCGTTCATTTGACCGCGGTCCTAAGCATCCTAAGAACTTGTTCTTCGTCTGCTTGACCCACTTCAGTGAAACAGTCGACGGATTAGTTGCATTTAAACCGGCAAACTTGGATAATACCTTAGGAGAAGTTCTTTCTCAAAATGGATTGAAGCAGCTCCGAATCGCGGAAACGGAAAAATATCCTCACGTCACGTTCTTCATGAGCGGCGGACGCGAAGAGAAATTCCCAGGCGAAGAAAGAATCCTGATCGATTCACCAAAAGTTGCAACGTATGACTTGAAGCCTGAAATGAGTGCCTACGAAGTCAAAGATGCATTGGTGAAGGAAATCGAAAACGATAATTTCGACGCGATCATCCTTAACTTTGCCAATCCGGACATGGTCGGCCACTCAGGGAAACTTGAACCGACTGTGAAAGCCATCGAAACCGTAGATGAGTGCCTTGGCGAAATTGTTGATTTGATCATCAAAAAAGGCGGCTCAGCCATCATCACAGCCGACCACGGAAATGCTGATGAAGTGGTGACACTCGAAGGCGATCCAATGACTGCCCATACAACAAACCCTGTCCCTGTCATCGTGACAAAAGAGGGAGTAGAGGTTCGTGAAGGCGGTAAACTTGGAGATTTAGCTCCAACCATGCTTGAATTGCTGAATGTTCAGCAGCCAGAAGAAATGACAGGACAATCACTTTTGAAAAAATAACCCCCATTTAAAAGGAGAGATTTTACATGCCATACATTGAACAGATTTATGCTCGTGAAGTATTAGATTCCCGCGGTAACCCAACAGTTGAAGTAGAAATTTTGACAATGTCCGGTGCTTTCGGACGCGCAATGGTGCCATCCGGTGCTTCTACTGGTGAATACGAAGCAGTTGAGCTTCGCGACG
This window of the Falsibacillus pallidus genome carries:
- the metG gene encoding methionine--tRNA ligase; translation: MSIFIGGAWAYANGSLHLGHISSLLSGDILARYYRQKGEDVLYVSGSDCNGTPITVRARQEGVAPNVIADRYHSEFEDCFSSLGFSYDVYTRTDTEHHHRHVQEIFLELLEKGLIYKKESEQTYCDHCEQFLPDRYVEGICPVCKKPSRGDQCDNCSTILEPLELLERKCKICGHEPTTRSTEHFYFSLSSFQNVLETYTQEADDNNRWRDNAISLTKRYLKEGLQDRAVSRDLPIGVSVPVEGYEEKKIYVWIEAVSGYYTASRLRAEQTGQDDFAFWNASTRSYYVHGKDNIPFHSIIWPAILAGLEKEPLPTHIVSNEYLTLEKKKLSTSKNWAVWVPDILERYDPDSIRYFLTINAPENRDADFSWKEFIYSHNSELLGAYGNFVNRTLKFIEKSFDGVIPDNNITSSIQEKVSELYEEVGRCIETTAFKQGLEKSFELVRFSNKYFDERQPWTQVKDDPEECRQTLADCVYLIANLANILTPFLPFSSEKVKKLIRAEVTGWNPFVINSQTLSKVEPLFERIDTARIDEELARLNEQLLK
- the clpP gene encoding ATP-dependent Clp endopeptidase proteolytic subunit ClpP, with amino-acid sequence MNLIPTVIEQTNRGERAYDIYSRLLKDRIIMLGSAIDDNVANSIVAQLLFLEAENPEKDISIYINSPGGSITAGMAIYDTMQFIKPKVSTICIGMAASMGAFLLAAGEKGKRYALPNAEVMIHQPLGGAQGQATEIEIAAKRILFLREKLNQILSDRTGQPLDVISKDTDRDNFMTAERAKEYGLIDQIITRNEMDTKK
- a CDS encoding serine hydrolase, translated to MNKVIDKLREIEIGEIGIVVFSTKEQNYAASFNSSLLVPLASAAKTAIGFCVAKWVEEGLVKWDDIVEEVSFNPNEDSKELYPHFQKRTSLPLREAVEVMIACHDSYVAKCVVNFCGGWEKVNETIQTYYPSIHVTENPRDVLNKGQLDQMLAVMIDIYEGYKKQPLIWTPIINGLVRQKGDIADIPTHHLNHMTGGLGTASIDIGILGDFNEDPYIFALGAVNLPNRFENHDADNKMMEGMGLLYKSI
- the rpoN gene encoding RNA polymerase factor sigma-54, producing MNLKAGLWQQQSLKLNMTQELSQAIALLQYSTQELFSFLEQKVMENPLIGLESPNVQLMDPRSDRIRTNRIAQPNKTKQEWLERVAQKPDTLQEHLFSQLIMKTLTFEEKQIFDLLLYNLDANGYLTASTDEIAREAAAPVEEVEKLLTQIQSLDPAGVGARNLQECLLLQVMRREDAPQWTEKILLHHFQEFADRKWKDIASKLSCSLKEIQAVSDFIQTLTPRPAAEYGTQSSIYIIPELIVEVKEGQIQLRHHDSSIPQLIFQKEYYDEMEKYKDKGVKSFLKDKFQEYQFLMRSLYQRQETILKVGTALIELQTEFFLKGPRHLKPLTMKQVAEEIEVHESTVSRAVREKYIQTPYGTFELKSFFSSGIATNEDGDASSSTVKNLIQEWIDGEEKKSPISDQAIADRLKEEGLKVSRRTVAKYRDQLQIPASSKRKRFDE
- a CDS encoding glutaredoxin family protein, giving the protein MKKLIFYTRNQCSLCRDAKEMLLLVADLHEDVEIVEVDIDESDELTERFGLMIPVVELDGEVVQYGQIDPFEISNRLHEKS
- a CDS encoding sugar-binding transcriptional regulator, with translation MHSLIDIQKRLLPDLLSIMQKRYHILRTIHFMEPVGRRSLAQTLGLTERVLRAEVEFLKDQNLIDVKASGMTATFDGKMILEEMEGMMREISGIDEMEAMLKKRMNLQDVVIVPGDSDSTPWVKEELGRACSESMKERLIGKNIIAVTGGTTMAAVAETLTPDFASSELLFVPARGGIGEDVNNQANTICAKMAENTRARHRVLYVPDQVSKEVYKSFLTEPAIKDVLNLISSANMVLHGIGDAITMAERRKTPPETMDEIIESNAVGEAFGYYFNQEGEVVHKVMTIGLQLKDLEKIEHVIAVAGGKSKAKAIQAYLKGAPHASVLITDEGAAKELLKG
- the gap gene encoding type I glyceraldehyde-3-phosphate dehydrogenase is translated as MATKIGINGFGRIGRNVFRASLNNPDVEVVAVNDLTDANMLAHLLQYDTVHGKLSEKVTAEGDYLIVGDKKIKVLAERDPAQLGWGDLGVEVVVESTGRFTNRADAAKHLDAGAKKVIISAPASNEDITVVMGVNEDKYDAGSHHVISNASCTTNCLAPFAKVLNEKFGIKRGMMTTVHSYTNDQQILDLPHKDYRRSRAAAENIIPTTTGAAKAVSLVLPELKGKLNGMAMRVPTPNVSVVDLVAELDKNVTADEINAAFKEAAEGDLKGILAYSDEPLVSIDYNGNTASSTIDALSTMVLEDNMVKVLSWYDNETGYSNRVVDLVSYIAKQGL
- a CDS encoding phosphoglycerate kinase; its protein translation is MNKKSVKDIDVKGKRVFCRVDFNVPMKDGNVTDDTRVRAALPTIQYLADQGAKVILASHLGRPKGQVNEELRLTPVAKRLSELMGKDVKKADEAYGDAVQSQIAEMNEGDVLLLENVRFYPGEEKNDPELAKEFAALADVYVNDAFGAAHRAHASTEGIAQHLPSAAGLLMEKELQVLGKALSNPDRPFTAIIGGAKVKDKIGVIDNLLEKVDNLIIGGGLAYTFVKAQGHEVGKSLLEEDKIDLAKSFMEKAKEKGVKFYMPVDVVVADDFSEDANKKTVAINEIPSDWEALDIGPKTREVYTDVIKNSKLVIWNGPMGVFELDAFANGTKAVAQALADAKDTYSVIGGGDSAAAVEKFNLADQMSHISTGGGASLEFMEGKTLPGVAALDDK
- the tpiA gene encoding triose-phosphate isomerase — its product is MRKPIIAGNWKMHKTLSEAKAFAEEVKGLVPSADSIDTVICAPALFLEKLVEVTKDYPVEIGAQTMHFEENGAFTGEISPKALQDLGVKYVIIGHSERREMFNETDETVNKKTLAAFQYDLTPIVCVGETLEQREENKTKELVGAQVKAALNGLSEEQVKQTVIAYEPIWAIGTGKSSTSEDANEVCSHIRQVVAESFSSDAAEAVRIQYGGSVKPGNIKEYMAQTDIDGALVGGASLEPQSFLQLLEAGKNE